From the genome of Nasonia vitripennis strain AsymCx chromosome 1, Nvit_psr_1.1, whole genome shotgun sequence, one region includes:
- the LOC100302045 gene encoding venom protein U precursor, with protein MKLIFTTLGFLATICGSLGMSNLETATTILDEVKYLKNEIASVQRDVEYLSVKKLLENPDIHKIQVALEKALQSQSITADCTTSLDNSFRILVEKVNEELLPEVLKHVTEDANFFHNTQKELNEIEKGLEQIQKDDKASSSNDDEENRNLILTYLDKTEKLFRFVDPQQYRVLDMISSSPYFDSEDVLKRVKDDFVTPSANCIKVE; from the exons ATGAAACTAATATTCACAACTCTAGGATTTTTGGCTACTATTTGTGGAAGCCTAGGAATGTCT AATTTGGAAACAGCCACTACGATATTGGATGAAGTTAAATATTTGAAGAATGAAATAGCAAGTGTTCAACGAGATGTGGAATATCtaagtgtaaaaaaattgttagaaAATCCGGATATTCATAAAATACAG GTTGCATTAGAAAAAGCATTGCAATCACAATCCATCACGGCCGATTGTACCACAAGCCTTGATAATAGTTTTAGGATTCTTGTTGAAAAAGTCAACGAAGAACTTTTACCAGAAGTATTAAAACATGTGACTGAAGATGCTAACTTTTTTCATAACACTCAAAAG GAATTAAATGAGATAGAAAAAGGTCTTGAGCAAATCCAGAAAGATGATAAAGCTTCAAGCAGTAATGATGATGAAGAAAACAGGAACCTGATATTAACATATCTTGATAAAACAGAGAAACTTTTCCGATTTGTTGATCCCCAACAATACAGAGTGCTTGATATGATCAGTTCTTCACCTTATTTTGATTCAGAAGATGTACTTAAACGAGTCAAAGATGATTTTGTTACACCATCTGCTAATTGTATTAaagtagaataa